A section of the Lates calcarifer isolate ASB-BC8 unplaced genomic scaffold, TLL_Latcal_v3 _unitig_502_quiver_940, whole genome shotgun sequence genome encodes:
- the LOC108873329 gene encoding biliverdin reductase A, with amino-acid sequence MRTTAQATFPRVGQVEAVSMFGAVVVGIGTAGWVRIRDMLAPLSGSPAEKLAVRGFISRRSLDTQQGVSQISVEEAVSREDIHVAFICTDNISHEDSVRTFLQAGKHVCVEYPMTVSYKAAVELWDIAKEKGVILHEEHIELLTEDYKVLKREVQGKILQEGTLHFTGGALKPGFGFPAFSGIARLTWLVELFGELSVTAASMEENSGNYSKMTAKLLTSDNRPLTWIEERGPGLPRAKNINFQFESCTLTQIPPAPRGAVGLFMQDLIHFSAKLMGQVSPEELQREKIRILHCLELAEKIQQLCQN; translated from the exons ATGCGCACAACGGCACAAGCTACATTTCCTCGTGTGGGCCAAGTCGAAGCAG TCAGTATGTTTGGAGCTGTGGTGGTGGGTATCGGCACAGCAGGTTGGGTGAGGATCAGAGACATGTTAGCTCCACTGTCTGGCAGTCCTGCAGAGAAACTCGCTGTCAGAGGATTCATATCAAG GAGGAGCCTGGACACTCAGCAGGGAGTGAGTCAGATCTCAGTGGAAGAGGCTGTGAGCAGAGAAGACATTCATGTAGCATTCATCTGCACTGATAATATCTCACATGAGGACAGTGTCAG AACTTTTCTGCAGGCAGGGAAACATGTCTGTGTGGAGTATCCCATGACCGTGAGCTACAAGGCAGCTGTGGAGCTGTGGGATATTGCCAAGGAAAAAG gagtgATTCTCCATGAGGAACACATAGAGCTGTTGACAGAAGACTACAAAGTACTGAAGAGAGAGGTTCAGGGAAAAATCCTGCAGGAGGGCACTCTTCATTTTACAG GTGGAGCCCTGAAGCCTGGGTTTGGTTTCCCAGCGTTCAGTGGTATCGCTCGCCTCACCTGGTTGGTTGAGTTGTTTGGTGAGCTGTCAGTAACTGCAGCAAGCATGGAGGAAAACTCTGGTAACTACAGCAAGATGACTGCAAAGCTGCTCACCTCTGACAACAG ACCTCTGACGTGGATCGAGGAACGGGGACCGGGCCTTCCCAGGGCCAAGAACATCAACTTTCAGTTTGAGTCCTGCACTCTGACCCAAATCCCTCCTGCACCCAGAGGAGCTGTTGGTCTCTTCATGCAGGACCTGATCCACTTTTCTGCCAAGCTGATGGGCCAAGTGAGTCCTGAGgagctacagagagagaaaatcaggaTCTTACACTGCCTGGAGCTCGCGGAGAAGATACAGCAACTTTGCCAAAATTAA
- the LOC108873330 gene encoding zinc finger protein 22, with translation MSRLQGLKVFINQRLTAAVEEVISRLEKVIMEYEDEMECRHRRLLNSASKPEDEQKRADVQQQLVIKEEVLSEQQEWSPRQDQEDPEHPHIKEEKQDFWTSQEIRSQLHDGNITKFPSTQVPVKSEEEEKSQSSQLYQRLAPASSSAQPEPEPDRSSASGFKHQSKSVDKTSHSSEAETEDSDDDWKEIRKPQTDLNTVKNKVPVNDIGRNTSIKSFSCSKCDKRFGQKHHLQTHMRCHTGEKPFSCSLCGKRFTQKGNLTQHLTVHTREKPCSCPVCGERFSQKGNLTQHMTVHTREKLCW, from the exons ATGTCGAGACTCCAAGGTTTGAAGGTTTTTATCAACCAGCGGCTAACTGCGGCAGTGGAGGAGGTCATTAGCCGTTTAGAGAAAGTAATAATGGAGTATGAAGATGAGATGGAGTGCCGCCATCGCAGGCTGCTGAACTCGGCTTCAAAACCTGAGGATGAGCAGAAGAGAGCAG atgtccagcagcagctggtgaTTAAAGAAGAGGTTctgtctgagcagcaggagtggaGCCCCAGGCAAGACCAGGAGGACCCAGAGCACCCACACattaaggaggaaaaacaggattTCTGGACCAGTCAGGAGATCAGGAGTCAGCTGCATGATGGCAATATCACAAAGTTCCCATCCACACAAGTCCCTGTgaagagtgaagaggaggagaaatctCAGTCCTCACAGCTTTATCAGAGACTGGCTCCAGCCAGCAGCTCTGCccaaccagaaccagaaccagacaGGAGCTCAGCATCTGGTTTTAAACATCAATCTAAATCTGTTGACAAGACCTCACACTCTTCAGAAGCTGAGACTGAGGACAGTGACGACGACTGGAAGGAGATCAGAAAACCTCAGACAgatttaaatactgtaaaaaataaagttcCTGTCAATGATATAGGACGTAATACCAGCATTAAATCGTTCAGCTgctcaaaatgtgataaaagaTTTGGCCAGAAGCACcatctgcagacacacatgaGATGTCATACTGGAGAGAAACCCTTCAGTTGCTCTCTTTGTGGTAAAAGATTTACTCAGAAGGGAAATCTGACACAACACCTGACAGTCCACACACGGGAGAAGCCCTGCAGTTGTCCTGTTTGTGGGGAAAGATTTTCACAAAAAGGAAATTTGACACAACACATGACAGTCCACACAAGGGAAAAACTTTGTTGGTGA